One Stenotrophomonas sp. SAU14A_NAIMI4_5 DNA segment encodes these proteins:
- a CDS encoding DUF2934 domain-containing protein, protein MDSSERRRRIEMLAHQIWEAEGRPDDQEQRHWHMAERLVEAEIAALHAGKDENDGNP, encoded by the coding sequence ATGGACAGCAGTGAGCGACGCCGACGCATCGAGATGCTGGCGCACCAGATCTGGGAGGCCGAGGGCCGCCCGGATGATCAGGAACAACGTCATTGGCACATGGCCGAGCGTTTGGTGGAAGCAGAGATAGCAGCCCTACATGCGGGTAAGGACGAGAACGATGGCAACCCGTAA
- a CDS encoding OsmC family protein encodes MAYARIISTADNYLHHVSNGTFSVDADEPATLGGQGRGFAPFDLYLASLASCTAITLRMYAQRKGWELGEFGAELRSERDEDGRLHVHRVLHASAELSDAQWSRLLEVVEKTPVTLVMREGARITSERGQAG; translated from the coding sequence ATGGCCTACGCCCGCATCATCTCCACCGCCGACAACTACCTGCATCACGTCAGCAACGGCACCTTCAGCGTCGACGCCGACGAGCCGGCCACGCTGGGCGGACAGGGCCGCGGCTTTGCCCCCTTCGATCTGTACCTGGCCTCGCTGGCGTCGTGCACCGCCATCACCCTGCGCATGTATGCCCAGCGCAAGGGCTGGGAACTGGGCGAATTTGGTGCCGAGCTGCGCTCCGAGCGCGACGAGGACGGTCGCCTGCACGTGCACCGGGTGCTGCATGCCAGTGCCGAGCTGAGCGATGCGCAGTGGTCGCGGCTGCTGGAGGTGGTGGAAAAGACCCCGGTGACCCTGGTGATGCGCGAAGGCGCCCGCATCACCAGCGAGCGCGGCCAGGCCGGCTGA
- a CDS encoding response regulator, translated as MLEAVDNPGLEGVRVLVAEDEFAIAMFLVDYLELKGVQVVGPAGDLAALGRLVDEQPIDVALLDINLGGQQVYPLADRLVEAGIPFLLTSGYDDNVPSRFADVPRCAKPYHIQALAQQLETLVQATRAAAGGQ; from the coding sequence GTGTTGGAAGCCGTTGATAATCCGGGCCTGGAAGGCGTGCGTGTACTGGTGGCGGAAGATGAATTCGCCATCGCCATGTTCCTGGTCGACTACCTGGAACTGAAGGGCGTGCAGGTCGTCGGGCCTGCGGGCGACCTCGCCGCGCTGGGCAGGCTGGTGGATGAACAGCCCATCGATGTGGCGCTGCTGGATATCAACCTGGGTGGCCAGCAGGTCTACCCGCTGGCCGATCGCCTGGTCGAAGCCGGCATCCCCTTCCTGCTGACGTCCGGCTATGACGACAACGTGCCCAGCCGTTTCGCCGACGTGCCGCGCTGTGCCAAGCCCTATCACATCCAGGCGCTGGCCCAGCAGCTGGAGACGCTGGTGCAGGCCACGCGTGCGGCCGCAGGTGGCCAGTGA
- a CDS encoding 4-alpha-glucanotransferase produces MSGDIALQAAARSAGLMPQWEDVAGRHCEVAPEVLRAVLQVLQPQAETAGALLHTAICGEAVVLPGAAGAACWVDETGRQCDAQQDAAGRWPVPLQPGYWHWQQGPRRIAVAVAPQKAWWPAHLDRGWGLAAQVYSLRSAGDAGIGDSAGCAPWLQRLGQHGGQALALSPMHAGLPPGAGYSPYSPSDRRWLDPLQASLLQALPDAARAVLSEDPALAEAVNAATAARRIDWPGAADLKWRWLLATRRQLQQAQPDLWAEVCQWQDQAGAALQEYAALAADARSGNAQDHAFAQWVAQRCWTQLHSQARSNGAAIGLIADLAVGCAPDGAEARTQAHAMLAGLELGAPPDAFNTLGQAWGITSFSPLALRSQGYAPFIHLLRAVMAGRGGVRIDHILGLHRLWVLPQGASARDGVYLQFPLQDLLNLLVLESWRHQCLVIGEDLGVVPAGIRQQLAARGVLGVDVLPFTRDAAGFLPSERWRRDAVAMPSTHDLPPLAGWLRGRDLRWRARLGEIEDLPSALGQRRLDAVALSDLIHGDCVEDDALGLLARTPSRLALLPLEDALGLRTQVNLPGTVGGHPNWRRRLPLHWNEAALQSRLQRVSAGRDGGHA; encoded by the coding sequence ATGAGCGGCGATATAGCGCTGCAGGCAGCCGCGCGTTCTGCGGGGCTGATGCCGCAGTGGGAGGATGTTGCCGGGCGGCATTGCGAGGTGGCGCCGGAGGTGCTGCGCGCTGTTCTGCAGGTGCTGCAGCCGCAGGCGGAAACGGCGGGTGCGCTACTGCACACCGCGATCTGCGGGGAGGCGGTGGTCCTGCCGGGTGCTGCAGGCGCAGCGTGCTGGGTCGATGAGACCGGCCGGCAATGCGATGCGCAGCAGGATGCGGCTGGGCGATGGCCGGTGCCGCTGCAGCCTGGCTACTGGCACTGGCAGCAGGGGCCGCGTCGCATCGCGGTCGCCGTCGCACCGCAGAAGGCTTGGTGGCCCGCGCATCTCGACCGAGGCTGGGGCCTGGCGGCGCAGGTCTACAGCCTGCGCAGCGCAGGCGATGCCGGCATCGGAGACAGTGCCGGTTGTGCACCATGGCTGCAGCGGCTGGGGCAGCACGGTGGGCAGGCGCTTGCGCTCAGCCCGATGCACGCCGGCTTGCCGCCGGGTGCCGGCTACAGTCCATATTCGCCCAGCGACCGCCGCTGGCTCGACCCGCTGCAGGCCTCGTTGTTGCAGGCGCTACCGGATGCCGCCCGCGCCGTGCTGTCGGAGGATCCAGCGCTGGCCGAGGCGGTGAACGCTGCTACGGCCGCGCGGCGGATCGACTGGCCCGGTGCGGCTGACCTCAAGTGGCGCTGGCTGCTCGCCACGCGACGGCAGCTGCAGCAGGCGCAACCCGATCTGTGGGCCGAGGTCTGCCAATGGCAGGACCAAGCAGGCGCGGCGCTGCAGGAATACGCTGCGCTGGCGGCCGATGCCCGCAGTGGCAACGCGCAGGACCACGCCTTCGCACAGTGGGTCGCGCAGCGCTGCTGGACACAGCTGCACTCGCAGGCCCGCAGCAATGGCGCGGCCATCGGCCTGATTGCCGATCTGGCGGTGGGCTGCGCACCCGACGGTGCCGAAGCGCGAACGCAGGCCCACGCCATGCTGGCCGGCCTGGAGCTGGGTGCGCCACCTGATGCCTTCAATACCCTGGGCCAGGCGTGGGGCATCACCAGCTTCTCGCCGCTGGCCCTGCGCAGCCAGGGCTATGCGCCCTTCATCCACCTGTTGCGGGCGGTCATGGCCGGCCGTGGTGGCGTGCGCATCGACCATATCCTCGGCCTGCACCGGCTGTGGGTGCTGCCGCAGGGCGCATCCGCCCGCGACGGGGTCTATCTGCAGTTTCCGCTGCAGGATCTGTTGAACCTGCTGGTGCTGGAATCGTGGCGGCACCAGTGCCTGGTGATCGGTGAGGACCTGGGTGTGGTTCCGGCAGGCATCCGCCAGCAGCTGGCCGCGCGCGGTGTGCTGGGTGTGGATGTCCTGCCGTTCACCCGTGATGCGGCGGGCTTCCTGCCTTCCGAACGCTGGCGCCGCGACGCCGTCGCCATGCCGTCGACCCACGATCTGCCGCCGCTGGCCGGCTGGCTGCGCGGGCGTGATCTGCGCTGGCGCGCACGGCTGGGCGAAATCGAAGACCTGCCCTCAGCACTGGGGCAACGGCGCCTGGATGCCGTGGCCCTGTCCGACCTGATTCATGGAGATTGCGTGGAAGACGATGCACTGGGCCTGCTGGCCAGGACCCCCTCGCGGCTGGCCCTCCTTCCATTGGAAGACGCGCTGGGACTGCGTACACAGGTCAACCTGCCGGGTACCGTCGGTGGCCACCCGAACTGGCGGCGGCGCTTGCCGCTGCACTGGAATGAGGCCGCACTGCAGTCGCGGCTGCAGCGCGTCAGCGCGGGTCGCGACGGAGGCCACGCATGA
- the glgX gene encoding glycogen debranching protein GlgX, with amino-acid sequence MATRKWTQTSRVREGRPFPLGATWDGLGVNFALYSRHATRVELCLFDARNREIERIALPEYTNEVWHGYLPDVRPGQRYGYRVHGPYAPQDGHRFNPNKLLLDPYAKQIVGEIKWAPHLFGYTLGHRDGDLSFDRRDSAPYMPRCAVIDPAFSWGSERAPATPWDRTVIYEAHVRGLTMQHPGVPQAERGTFSALRHDAVVDHLVYLGVTAIELLPVHAYVDDQQLLERGLRNYWGYNTIGFFAPQPRYLSLETVAEFKQMIARLHSAGIEVILDVVYNHTAEGNELGPTLSFKGIDNASYYRLADDRRFYINDTGTGNTFDLTNAGALRMVMDSLRYWVTEMRVDGFRFDLATILGRERHGFDPSGSFLDAVRQDPVLSQVKLIAEPWDIGPGGYQLGQFPPGWAEWNDRFRDTTRALWRGDAGQLPEFAARFTGSADLFDHHGRRPSASINLVTAHDGYTLHDLVSYNDRHNEANGEDNRDGHSHNLSCNHGVEGDTDDAGILALRSRQMRNLLGTLLLAQGTPMLLAGDEFGHSQQGNNNAYCQDNPLSWIDWERAAQPGPQAQAAFVRRALALRRRYGLLRRNRFLTGDFDASLGMRDIEWRRPDGEPMGEGDWHNPEQRALLIVLDGRSPDSGLREPGRHVSLALLLNPSDQQQRFRPSDETLSFRRVVLQTDDAPLEMDEEGQWTLPARSLCLLASSSAA; translated from the coding sequence ATGGCAACCCGTAAGTGGACCCAGACCTCGCGCGTCCGCGAGGGCAGGCCGTTCCCGCTGGGTGCGACCTGGGATGGGCTGGGAGTGAATTTCGCGCTGTATTCGCGCCATGCCACCAGGGTGGAACTGTGCCTGTTTGATGCGCGCAACCGCGAGATCGAGCGCATCGCGCTGCCGGAGTACACCAACGAGGTGTGGCATGGCTACCTGCCGGATGTGCGCCCGGGCCAGCGCTATGGCTACCGCGTGCATGGCCCCTATGCGCCGCAGGATGGGCATCGCTTCAACCCGAACAAGCTGCTGCTGGACCCCTATGCCAAGCAGATCGTGGGCGAGATCAAATGGGCGCCGCATCTGTTCGGCTATACGCTGGGACACCGCGATGGCGATCTGAGCTTCGACCGCCGCGACAGCGCGCCGTACATGCCGCGCTGCGCGGTGATCGATCCGGCGTTCAGCTGGGGCAGCGAGCGCGCGCCCGCAACGCCCTGGGACCGCACGGTCATCTACGAAGCACACGTGCGTGGACTGACGATGCAGCATCCGGGCGTCCCCCAGGCCGAGCGCGGCACCTTCTCGGCGCTGCGGCACGATGCGGTGGTGGACCATCTGGTGTATCTGGGGGTGACGGCCATCGAGCTGCTGCCGGTGCATGCCTACGTTGATGACCAGCAGCTGCTGGAGCGCGGCCTGCGCAATTACTGGGGCTACAACACCATCGGCTTCTTTGCGCCGCAGCCGCGCTATCTGTCGCTGGAGACCGTGGCCGAGTTCAAGCAGATGATCGCCCGCCTGCACAGTGCCGGCATCGAAGTGATCCTCGACGTGGTCTACAACCACACCGCCGAGGGCAATGAACTGGGGCCGACGCTCTCGTTCAAGGGCATCGACAATGCCAGCTACTACCGCCTGGCCGATGACCGCCGCTTCTATATCAACGATACCGGCACAGGCAACACCTTCGACCTGACCAACGCCGGCGCCCTGCGCATGGTGATGGATTCACTGCGCTACTGGGTGACCGAGATGCGCGTCGATGGCTTCCGTTTCGACCTCGCCACCATCCTTGGGCGCGAGCGCCATGGCTTTGATCCGTCGGGCAGCTTCCTCGATGCGGTGCGCCAAGACCCGGTGCTGAGCCAGGTGAAGCTGATCGCCGAGCCGTGGGACATCGGCCCCGGCGGCTACCAGCTGGGTCAGTTCCCGCCGGGATGGGCCGAGTGGAATGACCGGTTCCGTGACACGACCCGTGCGCTGTGGCGGGGTGATGCGGGCCAGTTGCCGGAGTTCGCGGCCCGCTTCACCGGGTCTGCGGACCTGTTCGACCACCACGGCCGCCGGCCCTCGGCCAGCATCAACCTGGTCACAGCGCACGATGGCTACACCCTGCACGACCTGGTGAGCTACAACGACCGCCACAACGAGGCCAATGGCGAGGACAACCGAGATGGCCATTCGCACAACCTGTCGTGCAACCACGGCGTGGAAGGCGATACCGACGATGCGGGCATCCTCGCCCTGCGTTCGCGGCAGATGCGCAACCTGCTCGGCACGCTGCTGCTCGCGCAGGGTACGCCGATGCTGCTGGCCGGCGATGAGTTCGGCCATTCGCAGCAGGGCAACAACAATGCCTACTGCCAGGACAATCCGCTGAGCTGGATCGACTGGGAGCGCGCGGCGCAGCCGGGTCCGCAGGCGCAGGCGGCCTTCGTTCGGCGCGCGTTGGCATTGCGCCGGCGTTATGGACTGCTGCGACGCAATCGCTTCCTGACCGGCGACTTCGACGCGTCGCTCGGAATGCGCGACATCGAGTGGCGGCGCCCCGATGGGGAGCCGATGGGCGAGGGCGACTGGCACAACCCCGAGCAGCGTGCGTTGCTGATCGTGCTGGACGGCCGCAGCCCGGACAGCGGACTGCGCGAGCCCGGGCGCCATGTCAGCCTGGCCCTGCTGCTGAACCCGAGCGATCAGCAGCAACGGTTCCGCCCTTCCGACGAGACGTTGTCGTTCCGTCGCGTAGTCCTGCAGACCGATGACGCGCCACTGGAGATGGATGAGGAGGGGCAATGGACCTTGCCCGCCCGCAGCCTGTGCCTGCTCGCATCCAGCAGCGCAGCGTGA
- a CDS encoding Lrp/AsnC family transcriptional regulator, whose translation MQNELDALDRRILDALQRDGRLQNLELARQVGLSPSACLRRVRLLEEGGYIDRYVALLNPAKVGRGFTVFVRVWLRGQDEDTTNHFINSIKSFPEVLECHLMAGDCDFLLRVAVADLDAYRQFQIRHLNRIAGVQNTKTEIPMQRIKQTTELPL comes from the coding sequence ATGCAGAACGAGCTTGACGCCCTCGACCGCCGCATCCTCGATGCCCTGCAGCGCGATGGCCGGCTGCAGAACCTGGAGCTCGCCCGCCAGGTGGGCCTGTCACCCTCCGCGTGTCTGCGCCGGGTGCGCCTGCTGGAAGAGGGCGGCTACATTGATCGCTACGTGGCGCTGCTGAACCCGGCCAAGGTGGGCCGGGGGTTCACCGTGTTCGTGCGGGTCTGGCTGCGCGGGCAGGACGAGGACACCACCAACCACTTCATCAACAGCATCAAGTCCTTCCCGGAAGTACTCGAGTGCCACCTGATGGCGGGCGACTGCGATTTCCTGCTGCGGGTGGCGGTGGCCGATCTCGATGCCTACCGCCAGTTCCAGATCCGGCACCTGAACCGGATCGCCGGCGTGCAGAACACCAAGACCGAGATCCCGATGCAGCGGATCAAGCAGACCACCGAATTGCCGCTCTGA
- a CDS encoding AzlC family ABC transporter permease, producing the protein MDARTTLPLPDPACDTAPRAEFLRGLRAAVPVMIGFLPFALVLGAQAAQKGLSALEVPLMTGLNFAGGSEFAAVELWTSPPHIALIVAITALVNSRHLLMGASLAPLLQHLPRRRVLPALFFMCDESWALGVADARRRALGFSLAYYLGVSAGLYTVWVVCTTLGALVGPLLGDIHAYGFDMAFPAVFLVLLRGMWQGMKPARPWLVSLVVAAGTYLLVPGAWYVASGPLAGLAAAWLLAEDAA; encoded by the coding sequence ATGGACGCCCGCACCACCCTGCCCCTGCCCGACCCCGCCTGCGACACCGCGCCGCGTGCCGAATTCCTGCGCGGCCTGCGCGCCGCCGTCCCGGTGATGATCGGCTTCCTGCCGTTCGCCCTGGTGCTGGGTGCGCAGGCCGCACAGAAGGGCCTGAGCGCCCTGGAAGTACCGCTGATGACCGGTCTCAATTTCGCCGGCGGCTCGGAATTCGCTGCCGTCGAGCTGTGGACCTCGCCGCCGCATATCGCCCTGATCGTGGCGATCACCGCGCTGGTCAACAGCCGCCACCTGCTGATGGGCGCCAGCCTGGCCCCGCTGCTGCAGCACCTGCCGCGGCGCCGGGTACTGCCCGCACTGTTCTTCATGTGCGATGAGAGCTGGGCGCTGGGCGTGGCCGATGCCCGCCGGCGGGCGCTGGGCTTCAGCCTGGCCTATTACCTGGGTGTCTCGGCCGGCCTCTACACCGTCTGGGTGGTGTGCACGACCCTCGGCGCACTGGTCGGGCCGCTGCTGGGCGACATCCATGCCTATGGCTTCGACATGGCCTTCCCGGCCGTGTTCCTGGTCCTGCTGCGTGGCATGTGGCAGGGCATGAAGCCCGCGCGGCCCTGGCTGGTCAGCCTGGTGGTGGCGGCGGGCACCTACCTGCTGGTACCCGGCGCCTGGTACGTGGCCAGCGGCCCGCTGGCCGGCCTGGCCGCGGCGTGGCTGCTGGCGGAGGACGCAGCATGA
- a CDS encoding HWE histidine kinase domain-containing protein, with protein MSSPVATTPVLPTSPPLHALRGGMAERIAAHDWSATPLGAREEWAPHLRATVDLMLAHGFPMIVLWGEELVQLYNDGYAEILADKHPGGLGQATRVCWPEVWHINGPIYARVWQGETITYEDKLYPLARQGVLEDIWFTITYSPIRDAGGRIEGVLVTMFETTSAHTAHAARAHEQQRRRQSDERLSLAFQMLPVGLCIVDTEGRVLQSNEQMRAYLPTGELPSRDTGNMQRWQGWHEDGSAIGPEDFAVARALRGDTVVPGLEFQFTHDDGQVRWTRIAAAPLRDAQGEVTGVFAIAIDIDTLKRATERQAVLLAELQHRVRNIMAMIHAIAWRTQETVSSVEEYAERLCGRLMSLARTQALLTRADNAGVCLRGMLDEEISVQVHRSDQYGLEGPDLLLPPKAAEVLSLAVHELVTNSLKYGAISRNGRISVSWSVQAEDGGSPWLALHWCENHVTVSDWSPPQRRGLGCSLIEKRVPYELAGSGQLQFRADGVDAHIRFPLRERDSLLQTDAPATG; from the coding sequence ATGAGCTCGCCCGTGGCGACCACGCCGGTGCTGCCGACGTCGCCGCCCCTGCACGCGCTGCGTGGCGGCATGGCCGAGCGCATCGCCGCCCACGACTGGTCGGCGACGCCACTGGGTGCACGCGAGGAGTGGGCACCCCACCTGCGGGCGACCGTCGATCTGATGCTGGCCCACGGCTTCCCGATGATCGTGCTGTGGGGTGAGGAACTGGTCCAGCTGTACAACGATGGCTACGCCGAGATCCTGGCCGACAAGCACCCGGGCGGCCTTGGCCAGGCCACGCGTGTCTGCTGGCCGGAGGTGTGGCACATCAACGGCCCCATCTATGCCCGCGTCTGGCAGGGCGAGACCATCACCTACGAGGACAAGCTCTACCCGCTGGCCCGCCAGGGCGTGCTGGAAGACATCTGGTTCACCATCACCTACAGCCCGATCCGTGACGCCGGCGGGCGCATCGAAGGGGTGCTGGTGACCATGTTCGAAACCACGTCCGCGCACACGGCGCACGCCGCGCGGGCGCACGAGCAGCAGCGCCGGCGGCAGAGTGACGAACGCCTGTCACTCGCCTTCCAGATGCTGCCGGTGGGGCTGTGCATCGTCGACACCGAGGGTCGGGTGCTGCAGTCCAACGAGCAGATGCGCGCCTACCTGCCCACCGGTGAGCTGCCTTCGCGTGACACCGGCAACATGCAGCGCTGGCAGGGGTGGCACGAGGATGGCAGCGCGATTGGGCCCGAGGACTTCGCGGTCGCCCGTGCGCTGCGCGGCGACACGGTGGTGCCCGGGCTGGAATTCCAGTTCACCCACGATGATGGACAGGTGCGCTGGACACGCATCGCAGCGGCGCCGCTGCGTGATGCGCAGGGCGAGGTCACCGGCGTGTTCGCCATCGCCATCGACATCGACACGCTGAAGCGTGCAACCGAGCGCCAGGCCGTGCTGTTGGCCGAGCTGCAGCATCGGGTGCGCAACATCATGGCGATGATCCACGCCATTGCATGGCGCACGCAGGAAACGGTAAGCAGCGTCGAAGAATATGCAGAGCGCCTGTGCGGCCGCCTGATGTCGCTGGCCCGCACGCAGGCGCTGCTGACGCGCGCCGACAATGCCGGCGTGTGCCTGCGCGGCATGCTGGACGAGGAAATATCGGTGCAGGTGCATCGATCGGACCAGTACGGGCTGGAGGGCCCCGACCTGCTGCTGCCGCCGAAAGCGGCCGAGGTGTTGTCGCTGGCCGTGCATGAGCTGGTGACGAACTCGCTGAAGTACGGCGCCATCAGCAGGAATGGCCGCATCAGCGTGTCGTGGTCCGTGCAGGCGGAGGACGGGGGTAGTCCCTGGCTGGCGCTGCATTGGTGCGAGAACCATGTGACGGTTTCGGACTGGTCGCCGCCGCAGCGGCGGGGCCTGGGCTGCTCGCTCATCGAGAAACGCGTGCCCTACGAACTGGCGGGCAGCGGGCAGCTGCAGTTCCGCGCTGACGGCGTAGATGCCCATATCCGCTTCCCGCTGCGTGAGCGCGACAGCCTGCTGCAGACGGACGCGCCGGCCACGGGGTGA
- a CDS encoding AzlD family protein, producing MILGGLIHWTALLTIVLMAAVTYLTRIVGYLALRNRTLSRRAVTVMEAAPGCVLISVIAPDFVADNPADLAALAITLLAATRLSMLPTVLIGVVSAGVLRYVLG from the coding sequence ATGATCCTCGGCGGACTGATCCACTGGACCGCGCTGCTGACCATCGTGCTGATGGCCGCGGTCACCTATCTCACCCGCATCGTCGGCTACCTCGCCCTGCGCAACCGCACCTTGAGCAGGCGCGCGGTGACGGTGATGGAGGCGGCGCCGGGCTGCGTGCTGATCTCGGTGATCGCACCGGACTTCGTGGCAGACAACCCGGCCGACCTGGCGGCGCTGGCCATTACCCTGCTGGCCGCCACGCGGTTGTCGATGCTGCCGACGGTGCTGATCGGCGTGGTGTCGGCGGGCGTGCTGCGGTACGTGCTGGGGTGA
- the treY gene encoding malto-oligosyltrehalose synthase produces the protein MTALRATARLQLHAGFDFDAAAAQADYFATLGVSHLYLSPIAAAMPGSTHGYDGIDPTRINPELGGADGFLRLARRARERELGLLLDIVPNHLAAAPQNPWWSDVLMHGRRSRHAQWFDIDWEAAGAGQRLWLPVLDRPLQGAIEAGVLRVEEFKDQPCLVHHDLRLPLSPRSYPLQPGARQGWIERCNRSAERMHMLLQRQHYHLAWWRTGGDQVNYRRFFDITSLAALRVEREDVFDAVHALPLRLVREGWVDGLRIDHIDGLADPGGYLQRLRAHLDAAAEACGRRGADITLHVEKILAEGEALPAGWACNGTTGYDFMDQAGAWLHAPDSAKALSDQWQARSGDTRSLEQVQQTARDALLDGSLHADLQRLLVCVRQTVGEAAGLSDISDAMLRRALCALLRHYPVYRPYALQTTAERSFLARAEAAAVQGLDAAGRAAVSLLVSALQSPESQELRVRFGQLSAPLNAKAVEDTAFYRYFRALSRNEVGSDPQRIGLDGEALVEIAAARARQHPLAMLALATHDHKRGPDVRARLALISSDVGAWQSALADWEQQCAAATMPMPLPAAESYALWQALVGAWPMHGAPAADFPQRMDQWLRKALREGKRISSWLDPDLAVEDAAQQWLQALMQARELQGVRDAMTGFVRTLAAAGASNGLAQLCLQLCLPGVPDIYQGTEFWDLSLVDPDNRRPVDFAQRAQALADDRSWSDLLQDWHEGAPKMRLLSQLLQLRREHPALFLCGTLRNLSDPASADLVFVREHAGQVLLVAVRRASAERCPGPALAWTEDAEQRVTAVPQRTMHNVLDGRTEIFNGSASDALLFDGSPVAVWISQESGADGQQ, from the coding sequence ATGACCGCACTTCGCGCGACCGCACGCCTGCAGCTGCATGCCGGCTTTGATTTCGATGCAGCGGCGGCACAGGCGGACTATTTCGCCACGCTGGGCGTCAGTCACCTGTATCTGTCACCCATCGCCGCAGCGATGCCGGGTTCCACGCACGGTTACGACGGCATTGATCCCACCCGGATCAACCCGGAACTGGGCGGCGCGGACGGCTTCCTGCGGCTGGCGCGTCGCGCCCGCGAGCGTGAGCTGGGGCTGCTGCTGGACATCGTGCCCAACCATCTGGCCGCCGCGCCGCAGAATCCGTGGTGGTCGGACGTGCTGATGCACGGGCGGCGCAGCCGCCATGCGCAGTGGTTCGACATCGACTGGGAGGCGGCCGGCGCGGGTCAGCGGCTCTGGCTGCCCGTGCTTGACCGACCGCTGCAGGGGGCCATCGAGGCTGGCGTTCTGCGAGTAGAAGAGTTCAAGGACCAGCCCTGCCTGGTCCATCACGATCTGCGCCTGCCGTTGTCGCCGCGCAGCTATCCGTTGCAGCCTGGCGCCCGCCAGGGCTGGATCGAGCGCTGCAACCGCTCCGCGGAGCGCATGCACATGCTGCTTCAGCGGCAGCACTATCACCTGGCGTGGTGGCGTACCGGCGGCGACCAGGTCAACTATCGGCGCTTCTTCGACATCACCTCGCTGGCCGCGTTGCGGGTCGAGCGCGAGGACGTCTTCGATGCCGTGCATGCGCTGCCGCTGCGGCTGGTGCGCGAGGGCTGGGTGGATGGCCTGAGGATCGACCACATCGACGGTCTGGCCGATCCAGGCGGTTACCTGCAGCGGCTGCGGGCACATCTCGATGCCGCCGCAGAAGCCTGCGGTCGTCGTGGTGCGGACATCACCCTGCACGTGGAAAAGATCCTCGCCGAGGGTGAGGCATTGCCTGCCGGCTGGGCGTGCAATGGCACCACGGGCTACGACTTCATGGACCAGGCCGGTGCGTGGCTGCATGCACCCGATTCGGCGAAGGCCTTGAGTGACCAGTGGCAGGCGCGCTCAGGCGACACGCGCAGTCTGGAGCAGGTGCAGCAGACGGCCCGCGATGCACTGCTGGATGGATCGCTGCACGCAGACCTGCAGCGACTGCTGGTCTGTGTGCGGCAGACAGTCGGTGAGGCGGCAGGCCTCAGTGACATCAGCGACGCGATGTTGCGTCGGGCACTCTGCGCGCTGCTGCGCCACTATCCGGTCTATCGCCCCTACGCATTGCAGACAACGGCCGAGCGGAGTTTTCTGGCCAGGGCCGAAGCAGCTGCCGTGCAGGGTCTCGACGCCGCGGGGCGCGCGGCCGTGAGCCTGCTGGTCAGCGCCCTGCAGTCGCCCGAGAGCCAGGAACTTCGCGTGCGGTTCGGCCAGCTTTCGGCACCGCTCAATGCCAAGGCGGTGGAAGACACGGCGTTCTATCGCTACTTCCGTGCGCTGTCACGCAACGAGGTTGGAAGCGATCCGCAGCGCATCGGGCTTGACGGCGAAGCGTTGGTTGAAATTGCCGCGGCCCGTGCGCGCCAGCACCCGCTTGCGATGCTGGCCCTGGCTACACACGACCATAAACGCGGCCCGGATGTGCGTGCGCGCCTGGCGCTGATCAGCAGCGATGTCGGGGCATGGCAGTCGGCGCTGGCCGATTGGGAGCAGCAGTGCGCGGCGGCAACGATGCCTATGCCATTGCCCGCTGCCGAAAGCTATGCGCTGTGGCAGGCGCTGGTCGGCGCCTGGCCGATGCACGGCGCGCCCGCCGCGGACTTCCCACAGCGCATGGACCAGTGGCTGCGCAAGGCGCTGCGGGAAGGCAAGCGGATCAGCAGCTGGCTCGATCCCGACCTCGCCGTTGAAGACGCCGCGCAGCAGTGGCTGCAGGCCTTGATGCAAGCCAGGGAACTGCAGGGCGTGCGCGATGCGATGACGGGTTTCGTGAGGACGCTGGCAGCCGCCGGTGCCAGCAACGGGCTTGCACAGCTGTGCCTGCAGCTGTGCCTGCCGGGTGTTCCCGATATTTACCAGGGCACCGAGTTCTGGGATCTCAGTCTGGTCGATCCGGATAACCGGCGCCCCGTGGATTTCGCACAGCGCGCACAGGCATTGGCTGATGATCGATCGTGGTCGGACTTGCTGCAGGACTGGCACGAAGGCGCGCCGAAGATGCGCCTGCTCTCGCAGCTGCTGCAGCTGCGGCGCGAGCATCCGGCGTTGTTCCTGTGCGGAACGCTGCGGAACCTGTCCGATCCCGCTTCAGCAGATCTCGTCTTCGTGCGTGAGCACGCAGGACAGGTGCTGCTGGTGGCGGTGCGCAGGGCGAGTGCCGAGCGATGCCCCGGTCCTGCCCTTGCGTGGACCGAGGACGCGGAGCAGCGCGTGACGGCGGTGCCGCAACGAACGATGCACAACGTGCTGGACGGTCGCACGGAGATTTTCAACGGTTCCGCCTCGGATGCGCTGCTGTTTGACGGCAGCCCCGTTGCGGTGTGGATCAGCCAGGAGAGTGGGGCAGATGGACAGCAGTGA